TCGCGGTCCGCCCCGGCCAGCCGCAGGGCGTCCGCGAGCAACGCGACCGTCCGTCGTTGCGGGCTGCGCACCCGGCCGCGTTCCATGTCCCGGATCCCGCGGACGCTGGAGCCGGCCGCCTCGGCAAGCTCCTCCTGGGTCAGTCCCCGCTCCAGGCGGAGGGTCCTGAGCACATCTCCGAACCGGTCGCGCTGCATCTGACTCGTGGGCATGCTCCCCCAACCACCCGACGTCCGCAGGGACGTGACGCGGGTCGATGATCGCATGCGTGTGACGTACAGCGAGGCTATGTGGACGGACTGTGAGCATTGCCATGCCGGATCGACGCCGGTCGGCAGCCCGGCTTGTCGCCCCGGACGTACGTCGTCAGAAGACGCGCGTTCGGCGCGCCCCGGACCGAAGGCCCGCGATCGGGCCGACGGCGCCGTCCCGTCCCGGTTGCCGGGTCGCACCCGGCAGGTCGACGTCCATGACGGCGGGGCTGCCGTCCGCCTCCTCGAACTCCGCGTCGGCGCACCGGACCCGGTCCAGATCCCGGCCGGTGACCACGCCGACCCGGGCCTCGTCGAACGCCTCGGGGAGATCGGTGACGAGCCAGACCGCGTCGTCCTCGGCGACGACTGTGGCGGTCGCGGCGCCCAGCACCCACGGCTCGCGCTCCCCCGCGAACGGCCGTGCGCCAGCGGCGTAGGCGTTCGCCCGGGCGTACACCGGTTGTTTCACGTCGACGTATTTCTGCTGGTCGCTGGGGGGCTGGTCGGCGAGGCGGGCCAGGTACTCCGCGAACGACGCGGGATGGCCGTCGTATCCGGCGGTGCCGGCCCGCACCGGCCCCTCGCTCTCCGCGCCCGCCCCGTAGGCCGCGCCCGGGTCACCACCCAGGAAGAGGTTCCCCACATACCTGTCGTCGCCGCCGTAGATCACCGCGTACCCGGCGACCTGCGTGCTGTGCGGCAGGTGGTACGGCGTGGCGCGGTCCAGCACCGGCTCCAGCCGCACCGTGCCACAGATCAGGTTGTGCACGAAGGCGCCGCCCTGGCTGAACAGCTCCAGCGCGGCGGGCGAGCCGAAGATGTTGTGTTCCAACAGGTAGGGGCCGTGGCTGACCTCGACGAAGAGGTCCCGACAGTTGTCGTGGTAGACGTTGCGGGAGAGCCGGGTGCCCTGCGCCTGCCAGTCCAGCCAGGTGCCGAGCGAGCAGCCGTGGATCCGGTTGCGCCGGATCACCACGTCGATGGCGGCGTGCAGCTTGATGCCGGCGATCTCGTACCCGTAGAACTCGCGCTTCACCCCGATGCGGTGGATGTGGTTGTCCTCGATGGTGGAGAACGCGCATCCGAGGTGACCCACGATCGCGTTCTGGCCGCAGTCGTAGATCGTGTTGCGCCGGATCACGTGCGAGCCGATGTGCTCCCGGTCCCACCCGATCCGGCGGGCCGCGAACACCGACTCCACCTGGTACTGGTAGCCCGGCTTGTCACCGCGGAGGGACGAGTGGTTCCGCCCGGTCGAGCCCTCCTTCCCGATCGAGATCGCCGCGCACTTGGCGTCATGGATCACGTTGTCCTCGATGATCCACCCCTTCGCCCAGTTGGGCCCGATCAGGCCCGGCTGGTCGGCGGTCGGCGGCGCCCACGGGCTGGCCGCGTGCGCCAACTCGAAGCCACGGACCGTGATGTGGTCCAGGTGCGGCTGATCCGGGTAGAAGACGCTCCGCCGTACATTGATCTCCACCAGCTCCGTGTTCGGGTCGGCGCCCTGGAAGTTGGCCCAGATCGTCGTCTGCTCGCCGACCTCGGCATACCAGACGAGTCGGGTCTGGTCGGGATCGCCGACCGGATGGGTCACCCGGGTCCAGGCATCGAGGATCTCGGTGCGCCGGGGCGGATCGTCGACCTCCGCCCGGCTCGCCACCTCGAAAAAGCTCAGGCCGTTGAGATAGACGTCGCCGAGGTGCCGACGTGGCGCGCCCTCGCCGGACACGAGCCAGTCGCCGGCCACCTCCTCGGCGAACGGGTTGAACGA
The genomic region above belongs to Micromonospora sp. WMMD1128 and contains:
- a CDS encoding right-handed parallel beta-helix repeat-containing protein, with the protein product MTSVFHVATSGSDRADGCAERPFRTINRAAGVAQPGDTVVVHAGEYREWVKPRHGGLSDLRRITYEAAPGEHVVIKGSERVTGWVPCGGTVWRAVVDNALFGSFNPFAEEVAGDWLVSGEGAPRRHLGDVYLNGLSFFEVASRAEVDDPPRRTEILDAWTRVTHPVGDPDQTRLVWYAEVGEQTTIWANFQGADPNTELVEINVRRSVFYPDQPHLDHITVRGFELAHAASPWAPPTADQPGLIGPNWAKGWIIEDNVIHDAKCAAISIGKEGSTGRNHSSLRGDKPGYQYQVESVFAARRIGWDREHIGSHVIRRNTIYDCGQNAIVGHLGCAFSTIEDNHIHRIGVKREFYGYEIAGIKLHAAIDVVIRRNRIHGCSLGTWLDWQAQGTRLSRNVYHDNCRDLFVEVSHGPYLLEHNIFGSPAALELFSQGGAFVHNLICGTVRLEPVLDRATPYHLPHSTQVAGYAVIYGGDDRYVGNLFLGGDPGAAYGAGAESEGPVRAGTAGYDGHPASFAEYLARLADQPPSDQQKYVDVKQPVYARANAYAAGARPFAGEREPWVLGAATATVVAEDDAVWLVTDLPEAFDEARVGVVTGRDLDRVRCADAEFEEADGSPAVMDVDLPGATRQPGRDGAVGPIAGLRSGARRTRVF